One genomic segment of Stenotrophomonas sp. 704A1 includes these proteins:
- a CDS encoding isovaleryl-CoA dehydrogenase: MHVPSLNFDLGEEIDLLRQSVAHFAAAEIAPLAAEADATNQFPLALWPKLGEQGLLGLTVEEAYGGTGMGYLAHVVAMEEISRASGGIGLSYGAHSNLCVNQLRKNGSEAQKQRFLPDLCSGAKVGALAMSEPGAGSDVVSMKLRADKRGDRYVLNGNKMWITNGPDADVLVVYAKTDMDAGAKGITAFLVEKGMKGFSTAQKLDKLGMRSSPTCELVFQDCEIPEENVLGAVGGGVRVLMSGLDYERVVLSGGPLGLMAAAMDVVMPYVHERHQFGEPIGSFQLIQAKIADMYVGLGACRAYVYAVARACDQGRTTRQDAAGAILYAAEKATWLTGQAIQILGGNGYINEYPTGRLWRDAKLYEIGAGTSEIRRMLIGRELFQRTL, translated from the coding sequence ATGCACGTGCCATCCCTGAACTTCGATCTCGGCGAAGAGATCGATCTGCTGCGCCAGAGCGTGGCCCATTTTGCCGCTGCCGAGATCGCGCCGCTGGCCGCCGAGGCCGACGCCACCAACCAGTTCCCGCTGGCACTGTGGCCCAAGCTGGGCGAACAGGGCCTGCTCGGGCTCACCGTGGAAGAAGCATACGGCGGCACCGGCATGGGCTACCTGGCCCACGTGGTGGCGATGGAGGAAATCTCGCGTGCCTCGGGCGGCATCGGCCTGTCCTACGGCGCGCATTCGAACCTGTGCGTGAACCAGCTGCGCAAGAACGGCAGCGAGGCGCAGAAGCAGCGCTTCCTGCCCGACCTGTGCAGCGGCGCCAAGGTCGGTGCGCTGGCGATGAGCGAGCCGGGCGCCGGCTCGGACGTGGTGTCGATGAAGCTGCGCGCGGACAAGCGCGGCGACCGCTATGTGCTCAACGGCAACAAGATGTGGATCACCAACGGCCCCGATGCCGACGTGCTGGTGGTCTACGCCAAGACCGACATGGACGCCGGCGCCAAGGGCATCACCGCGTTCCTGGTCGAGAAGGGCATGAAGGGTTTCTCCACCGCGCAGAAGCTGGACAAGCTGGGCATGCGCTCCTCGCCCACCTGCGAACTGGTGTTCCAGGACTGCGAGATTCCCGAAGAGAACGTGCTGGGTGCGGTCGGCGGGGGCGTGCGCGTGCTGATGTCCGGCCTGGACTATGAGCGCGTGGTGCTGTCCGGTGGCCCGCTGGGGCTGATGGCGGCGGCGATGGACGTGGTGATGCCGTACGTGCACGAACGCCACCAGTTCGGCGAACCGATCGGCAGCTTCCAGCTGATCCAGGCCAAGATCGCCGACATGTATGTCGGCCTCGGCGCCTGCCGCGCGTATGTGTATGCCGTGGCACGCGCCTGCGACCAGGGCCGCACCACCCGCCAGGATGCCGCCGGTGCGATCCTGTATGCCGCCGAGAAGGCAACCTGGCTGACCGGCCAGGCAATCCAGATCCTCGGAGGCAACGGCTACATCAACGAGTACCCGACTGGCCGCTTGTGGCGCGACGCCAAGCTGTATGAGATCGGCGCCGGCACCTCTGAGATCCGCCGCATGCTGATCGGCCGCGAACTGTTCCAGCGCACCCTGTAA
- a CDS encoding carboxyl transferase domain-containing protein: MTVLNSQLQPGSETFESNRAAMQAVVDDLHATLARTALGGNDAARAKHTARGKLLVRDRIDALLDPGSAFLEIAPLAAHGMYEDAVPAAGVVAGIGRVSGVECVIVANDATVKGGTYYPMTVKKHLRAQEIAEQNHLPCIYLVDSGGAFLPLQDEVFPDRDHFGRIFYNQANLSAQGIPQIACVMGSCTAGGAYVPAMSDETVIVREQGTIFLGGPPLVKAATGEVVTAEELGGADVHTRISGVADHMADNDLQALARVRAIIAQLNWRKPEPAMAVQASEEPLLPAHELYGVIPADTRKPYDVREVIARLVDGSRFDEFKPRYGATLVTGFAHLNGYPIGIIANNGILFSESALKGAHFIELCTQRNIPLVFLQNITGFMVGRKYEQGGIAKDGAKLVMAVACARVPKFTVVIGGSFGAGNYGMCGRAYSPNFLWMWPNARIGVMGGEQAASVLATVKRDGIEAKGGQWPAAEEDAFKAPIRDQFEQQGHPYYASARLWDDGVIDPVDTRRVLALALSASLNAAPQQTRFGVFRM; encoded by the coding sequence ATGACCGTCCTGAACAGCCAGCTGCAACCGGGCAGCGAAACATTTGAAAGCAACCGCGCGGCGATGCAGGCCGTGGTCGACGACCTGCACGCCACCCTCGCGCGCACCGCGCTGGGGGGCAACGACGCCGCGCGCGCCAAGCACACCGCACGCGGCAAGCTGCTGGTGCGCGACCGCATCGACGCCCTGCTCGACCCCGGCAGCGCCTTCCTGGAGATCGCGCCGCTGGCCGCGCACGGCATGTACGAAGACGCCGTGCCCGCCGCGGGCGTGGTGGCCGGCATCGGCCGGGTCAGCGGTGTCGAATGCGTGATCGTGGCCAACGACGCCACGGTCAAGGGCGGCACCTATTACCCGATGACGGTCAAGAAGCACCTGCGCGCGCAGGAGATCGCCGAGCAGAACCACCTGCCGTGCATCTACCTGGTCGATTCCGGTGGCGCCTTCCTGCCGCTGCAGGACGAGGTGTTCCCCGACCGCGATCACTTCGGCCGCATCTTCTACAACCAGGCCAACCTGTCGGCGCAGGGCATTCCGCAGATCGCCTGCGTGATGGGCAGCTGCACCGCCGGTGGCGCCTACGTGCCGGCGATGAGCGATGAAACGGTGATCGTGCGCGAACAGGGCACGATCTTCCTCGGCGGCCCACCGCTGGTGAAGGCCGCCACCGGTGAGGTGGTGACTGCTGAAGAGCTGGGCGGCGCCGATGTGCACACGCGCATCTCCGGCGTGGCCGATCACATGGCCGACAACGACCTGCAGGCACTGGCGCGGGTGCGCGCGATCATCGCGCAGCTGAACTGGCGCAAGCCGGAACCGGCAATGGCGGTGCAGGCCAGCGAGGAACCGCTGCTGCCGGCGCACGAGCTGTATGGCGTGATCCCGGCCGATACGCGCAAGCCCTACGACGTGCGCGAAGTGATCGCGCGGCTGGTCGATGGCTCGCGCTTCGATGAGTTCAAGCCGCGCTACGGCGCCACCCTGGTCACCGGCTTCGCCCATCTGAACGGCTACCCGATCGGCATCATCGCCAACAACGGCATCCTGTTCTCCGAGTCGGCACTGAAGGGCGCGCACTTCATCGAGCTGTGCACCCAGCGCAACATTCCGCTGGTGTTCCTGCAGAACATCACCGGCTTCATGGTCGGCCGCAAGTACGAACAGGGCGGCATCGCCAAGGACGGCGCCAAGCTGGTGATGGCGGTGGCCTGCGCCAGGGTCCCCAAGTTCACCGTGGTCATCGGTGGCTCGTTCGGTGCCGGCAACTACGGCATGTGCGGCCGCGCATACTCGCCGAATTTCCTGTGGATGTGGCCCAACGCGCGCATCGGCGTGATGGGCGGTGAGCAGGCGGCGAGCGTGCTGGCCACGGTCAAGCGTGATGGCATCGAAGCCAAGGGCGGGCAATGGCCGGCGGCGGAGGAAGATGCATTCAAGGCGCCCATCCGCGACCAGTTCGAACAGCAGGGTCACCCGTACTACGCCAGCGCGCGCCTGTGGGATGACGGCGTGATCGATCCGGTCGACACCCGCCGCGTGCTGGCCCTGGCGCTGTCGGCCAGCCTCAACGCCGCCCCGCAGCAGACACGCTTCGGCGTGTTCCGCATGTAA
- a CDS encoding putative peptide maturation dehydrogenase — MKVRRCRTMIVEPLERARFDLDALLAGGSGVGFEHSLQVRAAHLPTPRAVDAASCLWLLQCSAEQWQPLPQEPEARQRVLALLEQGLLVSDDPAHAAAAAVEQQVRDSQWWPLSALHYQHSRWDGVDSLGDMERSQLVTAQDLVRSFGPPPAEAPARLPGAWPLPRCDDDPMQAQLQMRATCRNYDSARPLPLPMLARLLQQVLMAQAQVETGPGVRFLKKNVPSAGSLHPLEAYVVARNVQGLPPGLYHYHATAHELGPLPAQPGDLEGFCHRLLAGQHWFADAQVLLILACRFERTFWKYRSHAKAYRAVTLDAGHVSQAIYSAATAQGLGAFVTAAINEAEAEQALGLQPMAEGVLAVCGAGWRAAAQVTAELDPLGQVWPVTR, encoded by the coding sequence ATGAAGGTCCGTCGCTGCAGGACGATGATCGTCGAGCCGCTGGAGCGTGCGCGTTTCGACCTGGATGCGCTGCTTGCCGGTGGCAGTGGCGTCGGCTTCGAGCATTCGCTGCAGGTGCGTGCGGCGCATCTGCCGACGCCGCGCGCGGTCGATGCGGCCAGCTGCCTGTGGCTGCTCCAGTGCAGCGCAGAGCAGTGGCAGCCGTTGCCGCAGGAGCCGGAGGCCCGGCAACGGGTGCTGGCGCTGCTGGAGCAGGGGCTGCTGGTCAGTGACGATCCGGCGCATGCGGCAGCGGCAGCCGTCGAACAGCAGGTGCGCGACAGCCAGTGGTGGCCGCTGTCGGCGCTGCACTACCAGCACTCGCGCTGGGACGGCGTGGACAGCCTCGGCGACATGGAGCGCAGCCAGCTGGTGACCGCGCAGGACCTGGTGCGCAGCTTCGGCCCGCCGCCCGCGGAAGCACCTGCCCGCCTGCCCGGCGCGTGGCCGTTGCCGCGCTGCGACGACGATCCGATGCAGGCACAGCTGCAGATGCGTGCGACCTGCCGCAACTACGACAGCGCGCGCCCGTTGCCGCTGCCGATGCTGGCCCGGCTGCTGCAGCAGGTGCTGATGGCCCAGGCGCAGGTGGAGACCGGGCCCGGTGTGCGCTTCCTGAAGAAGAACGTGCCATCGGCTGGCAGTCTGCATCCGCTGGAGGCGTACGTGGTGGCGCGCAATGTGCAGGGACTGCCGCCCGGCCTCTATCACTACCACGCCACCGCCCACGAACTCGGTCCGCTGCCGGCGCAGCCCGGCGATCTGGAGGGGTTCTGCCACCGTCTGCTGGCGGGCCAGCACTGGTTCGCCGATGCCCAGGTGCTGTTGATCCTGGCATGCCGCTTCGAGCGCACGTTCTGGAAGTACCGCAGCCACGCCAAGGCGTATCGCGCGGTCACCCTGGATGCCGGTCATGTGTCGCAGGCGATCTACAGCGCGGCGACGGCGCAGGGGCTGGGAGCCTTCGTCACCGCGGCGATCAACGAGGCCGAGGCCGAGCAGGCGCTGGGCCTGCAGCCGATGGCCGAAGGTGTGCTGGCGGTCTGCGGTGCCGGCTGGCGCGCCGCCGCGCAGGTGACGGCAGAGCTGGATCCGCTCGGCCAGGTGTGGCCGGTCACGCGTTGA
- a CDS encoding NHLP-related RiPP peptide yields MSRSPLSPEVVQTLLKRLSSDDEFRAAFAADPAKALIALGADADTLAACHTPLDSLGGKEEFARAAALMSERLAVAGPFNVPFMFESGLKGLQD; encoded by the coding sequence ATGTCCCGTTCTCCTCTCTCCCCCGAAGTGGTCCAGACCCTGCTCAAGCGCCTGTCCAGTGACGATGAGTTCCGCGCCGCGTTTGCCGCCGATCCGGCCAAGGCCCTGATCGCGCTGGGCGCCGACGCCGACACCCTTGCCGCCTGCCACACGCCGCTGGACTCGCTGGGCGGCAAGGAGGAATTTGCGCGGGCGGCAGCACTGATGAGCGAACGCCTGGCCGTGGCGGGCCCGTTCAACGTGCCCTTCATGTTCGAAAGCGGCCTGAAGGGGCTGCAGGACTGA
- a CDS encoding c-type cytochrome — MRNYDLEFLKRFSMVIALLMAITLGLILLAAFIHTRIPPEVSPTAVKRTEQRISPTGAVYAGSTGAAAQAAAKAAALAKAASQVAYGGTKDGKVIFDNLCTACHTTGVGMAPTLDHSHWDKRIAQGKDTLYKHAIEGYTGPDGGIMPPKGGNPALTEEQIHATVDWMLGNLK; from the coding sequence GTGCGGAATTACGATCTGGAGTTCCTGAAACGCTTCTCCATGGTGATCGCGCTGTTGATGGCCATCACTCTCGGCCTGATCCTCCTTGCCGCGTTCATCCATACCCGGATTCCGCCCGAGGTGTCGCCCACCGCGGTCAAGCGCACCGAACAGCGCATCTCGCCTACCGGCGCGGTCTATGCCGGCAGCACCGGCGCCGCCGCGCAGGCCGCCGCCAAGGCCGCGGCGCTGGCCAAGGCCGCCTCGCAGGTGGCCTACGGCGGCACCAAGGACGGCAAGGTCATCTTCGACAACCTGTGCACGGCCTGCCATACCACCGGCGTGGGCATGGCGCCGACGCTGGACCACTCGCACTGGGACAAGCGCATCGCGCAGGGCAAGGACACCCTCTACAAGCACGCCATCGAGGGCTACACCGGCCCGGATGGCGGCATCATGCCGCCCAAGGGCGGCAACCCGGCGCTGACCGAGGAGCAGATCCACGCCACCGTGGACTGGATGCTGGGCAACCTCAAGTAA
- a CDS encoding putative peptide modification system cyclase: MDTAQTPSPLQSPQLRALLFTDLCDSLQLVERIGDVAAAEFFQQHDRLVLGLQQHWNGQLIDRSDGLFVLFERPVDGIGFALSYQSAVHAMGRERGIDLRARAGLHVGDVLLWNNSSEAVAHGAKPVEVEGLAKPMAARLMQLAWPGQVLLSSAAEQMARRAGSELPWTADELRWKDHGLWRFKGISDRQQVFEVGIRGSAPMRRPRSGDKAWRDLPLWRRPAALFTEAALAVVLAVVMWTLLRPAPAIAFAERDWVILAAVSNSTGYPQLDSSLEQALYISLGQSRFVNILSELKVRDTLQLMQRPANARLDRALAIEVALRDGARAVLMPTVLELNGKVRVGVEVVDPRSGQTVYTHYADGNGLDSVLASTDTVVKALRSDLGEALHDVSREQKPLPTVATANLDALHAYAKGSDALVQGHFDDALLFFQQATRLDPQFTFAYIGQMRLQYAMGNVSAAGELYRQAVSGRTRLSARDQLYLDAWGADFSGAPPQRSAEKWRMLTQLYPDDPAGWMNHALALFAYGDYDGALADMMPLLERHHAQRALVLSFVGRVQLARGEVKAALAAFQEASAQPNWRGDMLEAVALALDGEPQKARERHEAITSRGFAGRMAYSGLLALQGQATEAATEMAQAVEQCASVPELCDILALQSLAWTAQAGGSRPRQQYARLLDRTLAAVGEGVGAAPRHRAFVALSVAYHLQRAGLDAELRSRRPALEALVERSTDPRLQELWLLLRARAELDAGRAEAAAALMKPLAKGTLYQWHVLQLDVDRALGRDQAVQRRERWLRQRTGLAFAEDAGGLVLLPLNVADARRLADANGQPQAGTP, encoded by the coding sequence ATGGACACTGCACAGACGCCTTCCCCACTGCAGAGCCCGCAGTTGCGGGCGCTGCTGTTCACCGACCTGTGCGATTCACTGCAGCTGGTCGAACGTATCGGCGACGTCGCCGCGGCCGAGTTCTTCCAGCAGCATGACCGCCTGGTGCTGGGCCTGCAGCAGCACTGGAACGGCCAGCTGATCGATCGTTCCGATGGCTTGTTCGTGCTGTTCGAACGCCCCGTCGATGGCATCGGGTTCGCCCTTTCCTACCAGAGCGCGGTGCATGCGATGGGGCGCGAACGCGGCATCGACCTGCGCGCGCGCGCCGGCCTGCACGTGGGTGACGTGCTGTTGTGGAACAACAGCAGCGAGGCGGTGGCCCACGGCGCAAAACCGGTGGAAGTGGAAGGCCTGGCCAAGCCGATGGCCGCGCGCCTGATGCAGCTGGCGTGGCCCGGCCAGGTGCTGCTGTCCTCGGCCGCCGAGCAGATGGCGCGGCGGGCCGGCAGCGAACTGCCGTGGACGGCGGACGAACTGCGCTGGAAGGACCATGGACTGTGGCGCTTCAAGGGCATCAGTGACCGCCAGCAGGTGTTCGAGGTCGGCATCCGCGGCAGCGCGCCGATGCGCCGGCCGCGTTCGGGTGACAAGGCATGGCGCGATCTGCCGCTGTGGCGGCGCCCAGCGGCGCTGTTCACCGAAGCGGCGCTGGCGGTGGTGCTGGCCGTGGTGATGTGGACCCTGCTGCGGCCGGCGCCGGCCATCGCCTTCGCCGAGCGCGACTGGGTGATCCTGGCAGCGGTGAGCAACAGCACGGGCTACCCGCAGCTGGATTCCAGCCTGGAACAGGCGCTCTACATCAGCCTGGGGCAATCGCGCTTCGTCAACATCCTCAGCGAACTGAAGGTGCGCGATACGCTGCAGCTGATGCAGCGCCCGGCCAACGCACGGCTGGACCGCGCGCTGGCGATCGAGGTCGCGCTGCGCGACGGCGCGCGCGCCGTGCTGATGCCCACCGTGCTCGAGCTCAACGGCAAGGTACGGGTGGGCGTGGAAGTGGTGGATCCTCGCAGCGGGCAGACCGTGTACACCCATTACGCCGATGGCAATGGCCTGGATTCGGTGCTGGCCTCCACCGATACCGTGGTCAAGGCGCTGCGCAGCGACCTGGGCGAAGCGCTGCATGATGTCAGCCGCGAGCAGAAGCCCCTGCCGACCGTGGCGACCGCCAATCTCGATGCGCTGCATGCCTACGCCAAGGGCTCCGATGCGCTGGTGCAGGGGCACTTCGACGATGCGCTGCTGTTCTTCCAGCAGGCCACCCGCCTGGATCCGCAGTTCACCTTCGCCTACATCGGGCAGATGCGGCTGCAGTACGCCATGGGCAATGTCTCGGCGGCCGGCGAACTGTACCGCCAGGCCGTATCCGGGCGCACCCGGCTGAGTGCGCGCGACCAGCTGTACCTGGATGCCTGGGGTGCGGACTTCAGCGGCGCCCCGCCGCAGCGCAGTGCGGAGAAGTGGCGGATGCTGACCCAGCTGTACCCGGACGATCCGGCTGGCTGGATGAATCACGCATTGGCGCTGTTCGCCTATGGCGACTACGACGGCGCACTGGCCGACATGATGCCGCTGCTGGAACGCCATCACGCGCAGCGGGCACTGGTGTTGTCCTTCGTTGGCCGCGTGCAGCTGGCGCGTGGCGAGGTCAAGGCGGCCCTGGCCGCGTTCCAGGAAGCCAGTGCGCAGCCGAACTGGCGTGGCGACATGCTCGAAGCGGTTGCGCTGGCACTGGATGGCGAGCCACAGAAGGCGCGCGAGCGCCATGAAGCCATCACCTCGCGCGGGTTCGCCGGGCGCATGGCCTACAGCGGGCTGCTGGCGCTGCAGGGGCAGGCCACCGAAGCGGCGACCGAGATGGCGCAGGCGGTGGAGCAGTGCGCGAGCGTGCCGGAGCTGTGCGACATCCTGGCGTTGCAGTCGCTGGCCTGGACTGCACAGGCGGGAGGCAGCCGCCCGCGCCAGCAGTACGCGCGGCTGCTGGACCGCACGCTGGCGGCAGTCGGTGAAGGCGTCGGCGCCGCGCCGCGCCATCGCGCCTTCGTCGCGCTGTCGGTGGCCTACCACCTGCAGCGTGCCGGCCTGGATGCCGAGCTGCGCAGCCGTCGGCCTGCACTGGAAGCGCTGGTTGAGCGCAGTACCGATCCGCGGCTGCAGGAACTGTGGCTGCTGCTGCGCGCGCGGGCCGAGCTGGACGCCGGCAGGGCAGAGGCCGCGGCGGCGCTGATGAAGCCGCTGGCCAAGGGCACGCTGTACCAGTGGCATGTGCTGCAGCTGGATGTCGACCGCGCCCTCGGCCGCGATCAGGCCGTGCAGCGCCGGGAACGCTGGTTGCGCCAGCGCACCGGCCTGGCCTTCGCCGAAGATGCCGGTGGCCTGGTCCTGCTGCCGCTGAACGTGGCAGACGCGCGGCGGCTGGCCGATGCGAATGGCCAGCCGCAGGCAGGAACGCCCTGA
- a CDS encoding TetR/AcrR family transcriptional regulator — protein MAYKRSALMEERLAGARERILLATRELVAAGGWRNAPVTAVATQAGVSTGLIYRHFPSKAELFVEVLNAAVAHEVAIMERIASGPEAASERLRLAITAFVRRALAGPGLAHAFIVEPVDPDVEAERMRGRRAFGDVFLRLVEEGVAAGELPAQDAHATAACLVGAFTEAMVGPTAPSREAHRDEGALVDAICSFCLRAIGAPVNQ, from the coding sequence ATGGCCTACAAACGCTCTGCATTGATGGAAGAACGCCTGGCCGGGGCCCGTGAACGGATCCTGCTGGCGACCCGCGAACTGGTCGCCGCCGGCGGCTGGCGCAACGCCCCGGTGACCGCCGTGGCCACCCAGGCCGGGGTATCCACCGGGCTGATCTACCGGCACTTCCCGTCCAAGGCCGAGCTGTTCGTGGAGGTGCTCAACGCCGCCGTGGCCCACGAGGTGGCGATCATGGAACGCATCGCCAGCGGCCCCGAGGCGGCCAGCGAGCGCCTGCGCCTGGCGATCACCGCCTTTGTCCGCCGCGCCCTGGCCGGGCCAGGCCTGGCCCATGCCTTCATCGTCGAACCGGTCGATCCGGATGTGGAGGCCGAGCGCATGCGTGGCCGCCGCGCGTTCGGCGACGTGTTCCTGCGCCTGGTGGAAGAGGGCGTGGCGGCCGGCGAGCTGCCCGCGCAGGACGCGCACGCCACCGCCGCCTGCCTGGTCGGTGCCTTCACCGAGGCGATGGTGGGACCGACCGCCCCCAGCCGCGAAGCCCATCGCGACGAAGGCGCGCTGGTGGACGCGATCTGCAGCTTCTGCCTGCGCGCGATCGGTGCGCCCGTAAACCAGTAG
- a CDS encoding acetyl/propionyl/methylcrotonyl-CoA carboxylase subunit alpha — MTESVAMFSKVLIANRGEIACRVIATCRRLGIATVAVYSDADRNARHVRLADEAIRIGPAAARESYLRADAILDAARRSGAQAIHPGYGFLSENADFADACVAAGIAFIGPPASAIRAMGDKSAAKALMAKAGVPLTPGYHGDQQAPEFLRAQADGIGYPVLIKASAGGGGKGMRKVERSEDFVDALASCQREAAAAFGNDHVLVEKYVERPRHIEIQVFGGGRGEAVYLFERDCSVQRRHQKVLEEAPAPGMTPERRAAMGQAAVDAARAVGYVGAGTVEFIAGPDGDFYFMEMNTRLQVEHPVTEFITGTDLVEWQLRVAAGQPLPMRQDELAIHGHAIEARLYAEDADRGFLPSTGTLRRLRLPTPSANVRVDTGVEEGDSITPYYDPMIAKLIVWDVDRDAALRRMHQALADCQVVGVTTNAGFLRRLVQTGSFANAKLDTALIEREQAALTAIAEGDAAWWMLAAIAAQVSTPAASADARDPHSPWQAQDGWRLGAPAARVLPLQQGERAHAMKVWTTADGWRVQRDDDAPQHIVGKADGQALTVQLDDRRWPLQLQRDGDQLYLFGSDGQHRFTLHDPVGESEQAGADAGSLLAPMPGRIVATLVATGTQVTRGTPLLVLEAMKMEHTLQAPADGTVKGYRAKAGDQVGDGAVLVDFETA; from the coding sequence ATGACCGAGTCTGTTGCCATGTTCAGCAAAGTCCTGATCGCCAATCGCGGCGAGATCGCCTGCCGCGTCATCGCCACCTGCCGCCGGCTGGGCATCGCCACCGTCGCGGTGTATTCCGACGCCGACCGCAACGCGCGCCATGTCCGCCTGGCCGACGAGGCGATCCGCATCGGCCCGGCCGCCGCGCGCGAGAGCTACCTGCGTGCCGATGCCATCCTCGACGCCGCGCGCCGCAGCGGTGCGCAGGCCATCCATCCCGGTTACGGCTTCCTGTCCGAGAACGCCGACTTCGCCGACGCCTGCGTGGCGGCCGGCATCGCCTTCATCGGCCCGCCGGCCAGCGCGATCCGCGCGATGGGTGACAAGAGCGCTGCCAAGGCACTGATGGCCAAGGCCGGCGTGCCGTTGACGCCGGGCTACCACGGCGACCAGCAGGCGCCGGAATTCCTGCGCGCCCAGGCCGATGGCATCGGCTATCCGGTGCTGATCAAGGCCAGCGCCGGCGGCGGTGGCAAGGGCATGCGCAAGGTCGAGCGCAGCGAGGACTTCGTCGATGCGCTGGCCAGCTGCCAGCGCGAGGCGGCCGCAGCGTTCGGCAACGACCACGTGCTGGTCGAGAAGTATGTGGAACGCCCGCGCCATATCGAAATCCAGGTGTTCGGCGGCGGCCGGGGCGAAGCGGTGTATCTGTTCGAGCGCGACTGCTCGGTGCAGCGACGCCACCAGAAGGTGCTGGAAGAAGCGCCGGCCCCGGGCATGACGCCCGAGCGCCGCGCCGCGATGGGCCAGGCGGCGGTCGATGCCGCGCGCGCGGTGGGCTACGTCGGTGCGGGCACGGTCGAGTTCATCGCCGGTCCCGACGGCGATTTCTACTTCATGGAAATGAACACCCGCCTGCAGGTCGAGCACCCGGTCACCGAGTTCATCACCGGCACCGACCTGGTGGAGTGGCAGCTGCGCGTGGCCGCTGGCCAGCCGCTGCCCATGCGCCAGGATGAACTGGCCATCCACGGCCACGCCATCGAAGCGCGCCTGTATGCGGAAGATGCCGACCGTGGCTTCCTGCCGTCCACCGGCACCCTGCGCCGCCTGCGCCTGCCGACGCCGTCGGCCAACGTGCGGGTGGACACCGGTGTGGAGGAAGGCGACAGCATCACGCCGTACTACGACCCGATGATCGCCAAGCTGATCGTCTGGGACGTGGACCGCGATGCCGCGCTGCGGCGCATGCATCAGGCGCTGGCCGACTGCCAGGTGGTGGGCGTGACCACCAATGCCGGCTTCCTGCGCCGCCTGGTGCAGACCGGTTCGTTCGCCAACGCGAAGCTGGACACCGCGTTGATCGAGCGCGAGCAGGCCGCGCTCACCGCGATCGCCGAGGGTGACGCGGCGTGGTGGATGCTGGCGGCGATCGCCGCCCAGGTGAGCACCCCGGCCGCCTCGGCCGATGCACGCGATCCGCACTCGCCATGGCAGGCACAGGACGGCTGGCGCCTTGGCGCGCCGGCAGCACGCGTGCTGCCGCTGCAGCAGGGCGAACGCGCGCATGCGATGAAGGTGTGGACCACCGCCGACGGCTGGCGTGTGCAGCGCGACGACGACGCCCCGCAGCACATCGTCGGCAAGGCCGATGGCCAGGCGCTGACCGTGCAGCTGGACGACCGCCGCTGGCCGCTGCAGCTGCAGCGCGACGGCGACCAGCTGTACCTGTTCGGCAGCGACGGCCAGCATCGCTTCACCCTGCACGACCCGGTGGGTGAATCCGAACAGGCCGGCGCCGATGCCGGCAGCCTGCTGGCACCGATGCCCGGCCGGATCGTGGCCACCCTGGTGGCGACCGGTACGCAGGTGACGCGTGGTACGCCGCTGCTGGTACTGGAAGCGATGAAGATGGAGCACACCCTGCAGGCTCCGGCCGATGGCACGGTGAAGGGCTACCGCGCCAAGGCCGGCGACCAGGTCGGCGATGGCGCCGTGCTGGTGGACTTCGAGACGGCGTGA